One genomic segment of Pseudomonas fortuita includes these proteins:
- the rplR gene encoding 50S ribosomal protein L18, translating to MTDKKVIRLRRARKARLKMHELEVVRLCVFRSSQHIYAQVISADGSKVLASASTLDKDLRDGATGNIDAATKVGKLVAERAKAAGVSQVAFDRSGFKYHGRVKALADAAREGGLEF from the coding sequence ATGACCGACAAAAAAGTTATTCGACTGCGTCGCGCTCGCAAAGCACGTCTCAAGATGCACGAACTCGAAGTCGTGCGCCTGTGCGTGTTCCGCTCCTCGCAGCACATCTACGCCCAGGTCATTTCGGCCGACGGCAGCAAGGTTCTGGCAAGCGCCTCGACCTTGGACAAAGACCTGCGTGATGGCGCCACTGGCAACATCGACGCGGCCACTAAGGTTGGCAAGCTGGTAGCTGAGCGTGCGAAAGCCGCCGGTGTATCTCAAGTTGCCTTTGACCGTTCCGGCTTCAAGTACCATGGCCGCGTCAAAGCGCTGGCTGATGCTGCTCGTGAAGGCGGGCTGGAGTTCTAA
- the rpsE gene encoding 30S ribosomal protein S5, which translates to MANNDQKRDEGYIEKLVQVNRVAKTVKGGRIFTFTALTVVGDGKGRVGFGRGKSREVPAAIQKAMEAARRNMIQVDLKGTTLQYATKAAHGASKVYMQPASEGTGIIAGGAMRAVLEVAGVQNVLAKCYGSTNPVNVVYATFKGLKAMQSPESIAAKRGKSVEEIF; encoded by the coding sequence ATGGCAAATAACGATCAAAAGCGCGACGAAGGCTACATCGAGAAGCTGGTTCAGGTTAACCGCGTTGCCAAGACCGTAAAAGGCGGCCGTATCTTCACCTTCACCGCGTTGACCGTGGTAGGTGATGGTAAAGGTCGTGTCGGCTTCGGCCGTGGCAAATCGCGCGAAGTACCTGCTGCGATTCAGAAAGCCATGGAAGCTGCTCGCCGCAACATGATCCAGGTTGACCTGAAGGGCACCACCCTGCAGTACGCCACCAAGGCTGCCCACGGCGCCTCGAAGGTTTACATGCAGCCTGCCTCGGAAGGTACCGGTATCATCGCCGGTGGCGCAATGCGTGCTGTCCTGGAAGTTGCTGGCGTTCAGAACGTTCTGGCCAAGTGCTACGGTTCGACCAACCCAGTGAACGTGGTTTACGCCACTTTCAAGGGTCTGAAAGCCATGCAATCTCCTGAATCCATTGCTGCCAAGCGCGGCAAGAGCGTCGAGGAGATCTTCTAA
- the rpmD gene encoding 50S ribosomal protein L30, with the protein MATVKVTLIKSVSGRLPNHKLCVKGLGLRRIGHTVEVQDTPENRGMINKAYYMLRVEG; encoded by the coding sequence ATGGCAACCGTAAAAGTAACGCTGATCAAGAGCGTCTCGGGCCGTCTGCCTAACCACAAACTGTGTGTTAAGGGCCTGGGTCTGCGTCGCATCGGTCACACTGTAGAAGTCCAGGATACTCCCGAGAATCGCGGGATGATCAACAAGGCTTACTACATGCTGCGCGTCGAGGGTTAA
- the rplO gene encoding 50S ribosomal protein L15, whose translation MKLNDLSPAPGSRREKHRPGRGIGSGLGKTGGRGHKGQTSRSGGSIAPGFEGGQQPLHRRLPKFGFVSLKAMDRAEVRLSELAKVEGDVISVQSLKDANVINQHIQRVKIMLSGEVTRAVTIKGIAATKGARAAIEAAGGKFEE comes from the coding sequence ATGAAACTCAATGATCTGAGTCCAGCGCCGGGTTCCCGTCGCGAGAAGCATCGTCCGGGTCGTGGTATCGGTAGCGGTCTGGGTAAAACCGGCGGCCGTGGCCACAAAGGTCAGACCTCCCGTTCGGGTGGTTCGATCGCTCCGGGCTTCGAAGGCGGTCAACAGCCGCTGCACCGTCGTCTGCCGAAATTCGGCTTCGTTTCCCTGAAAGCCATGGATCGCGCCGAAGTGCGTCTGTCCGAGCTGGCCAAAGTGGAAGGCGACGTGATCTCCGTGCAATCCTTGAAGGATGCCAACGTGATCAACCAGCACATTCAGCGTGTGAAAATCATGCTGTCTGGCGAAGTTACTCGCGCAGTCACCATCAAGGGCATCGCAGCCACCAAGGGTGCGCGTGCGGCTATCGAAGCAGCTGGCGGCAAATTCGAGGAATAA
- the secY gene encoding preprotein translocase subunit SecY: MAKQGALSSLGKGGMSELWARLRFLFMAIIVYRIGAHIPVPGINPDRLADLFRQNEGTILSLFNMFSGGALERMSIFALGIMPYISASIIMQLMTAVSPQLEQLKKEGEAGRRKISQYTRYGTVILALVQAIGMSIGLANQGVAFSVGLGFHVVAVSTFVAGAMFMMWLGEQITERGVGNGISMLIFAGIVAGLPRAIGQSFESARTGDINIFALVAIGLLAVAIIGFVVFIERGQRRIAVHYAKRQQGRKVFAAQTSHLPLKVNMAGVIPAIFASSILLFPASLGAWFGQSEGMGWLQDISQSIAPGQPLNILLFSAGIIFFCFFYTALMFNPKDVAENLKKSGAFIPGIRPGEQSARYIDGVLTRLTMFGALYMMAVCLLPQFLVVAANVPFYLGGTSLLIVVVVVMDFMSQVQSHLVSHQYESLMKKANLKGYGGSGLLR; this comes from the coding sequence ATGGCTAAGCAAGGTGCTCTCTCTTCGCTCGGTAAGGGCGGGATGTCGGAACTCTGGGCTCGTCTGCGCTTTCTGTTCATGGCGATTATCGTCTATCGGATAGGTGCACATATCCCGGTTCCAGGCATCAATCCGGACCGTCTGGCGGATCTGTTTCGGCAGAATGAGGGGACCATTCTTAGCTTGTTCAACATGTTTTCCGGTGGCGCGCTTGAGCGCATGAGCATCTTTGCACTGGGGATCATGCCGTACATTTCGGCATCGATCATCATGCAGCTGATGACGGCGGTCAGCCCGCAACTGGAGCAGTTGAAGAAGGAAGGTGAAGCTGGCCGTCGCAAGATCAGCCAGTACACCCGCTACGGCACCGTTATCCTGGCACTGGTTCAAGCCATTGGCATGTCCATTGGCCTGGCCAACCAGGGCGTGGCGTTTTCTGTGGGCCTGGGCTTCCATGTCGTTGCCGTCTCCACGTTCGTGGCAGGCGCGATGTTCATGATGTGGCTGGGCGAGCAGATCACCGAGCGCGGTGTGGGCAACGGTATCTCGATGTTGATCTTCGCAGGTATCGTTGCCGGTCTTCCGAGAGCAATCGGGCAGTCTTTCGAGTCTGCACGCACAGGCGATATCAACATTTTCGCCCTGGTCGCTATCGGTTTGCTGGCAGTAGCGATTATCGGTTTTGTGGTGTTCATTGAGCGTGGTCAGCGTCGTATCGCTGTTCACTACGCCAAGCGTCAGCAGGGCCGCAAGGTCTTTGCTGCGCAGACCAGCCACTTGCCGTTGAAGGTGAACATGGCGGGGGTTATCCCGGCCATTTTCGCCAGCAGCATTTTGCTGTTCCCGGCTTCGCTGGGTGCCTGGTTCGGTCAGTCCGAAGGTATGGGCTGGCTGCAGGACATCTCGCAGTCGATCGCTCCTGGTCAGCCGTTGAACATTTTGCTGTTTAGTGCAGGGATCATTTTCTTCTGCTTCTTCTACACAGCGTTGATGTTCAACCCGAAAGACGTAGCGGAAAACCTGAAGAAGTCCGGTGCCTTTATTCCGGGTATCCGTCCTGGTGAGCAGTCTGCGCGCTACATTGATGGCGTTCTGACCCGTTTGACCATGTTCGGTGCTCTTTACATGATGGCCGTCTGCCTTCTGCCCCAGTTCCTGGTGGTGGCAGCAAATGTGCCGTTCTACCTTGGCGGGACCTCGTTGCTGATTGTGGTAGTGGTTGTGATGGACTTCATGTCCCAAGTACAATCGCACCTCGTTTCGCACCAGTACGAATCCCTGATGAAGAAAGCCAACCTGAAAGGCTACGGTGGCAGCGGTCTGCTGCGCTGA
- the rpmJ gene encoding 50S ribosomal protein L36, whose protein sequence is MKVRASVKKLCRNCKIIRREGVVRVICSAEPRHKQRQG, encoded by the coding sequence ATGAAAGTTCGTGCATCGGTGAAAAAGCTGTGCCGCAACTGCAAGATCATCCGTCGCGAAGGCGTCGTTCGAGTGATCTGCAGCGCGGAACCGCGTCACAAACAGCGCCAAGGCTGA
- the rpsM gene encoding 30S ribosomal protein S13: protein MARIAGVNIPDNKHTVISLTYIYGVGRTTAQKICADAGVNPAAKIKDLSDEQIETLRGEVAKFTTEGDLRRDINMKIKRLMDLGCYRGLRHRKGLPVRGQRTKTNARTRKGPRKPIRK, encoded by the coding sequence ATGGCCCGTATTGCAGGCGTCAACATTCCAGATAACAAGCATACTGTTATCTCGCTGACCTACATCTATGGTGTCGGTCGCACAACTGCACAGAAGATCTGTGCAGACGCTGGTGTAAACCCAGCCGCTAAGATCAAGGATCTGAGCGACGAGCAAATCGAAACCCTGCGTGGCGAAGTTGCGAAGTTCACCACCGAAGGTGACCTGCGTCGTGACATCAACATGAAGATCAAGCGCTTGATGGACCTGGGTTGCTACCGCGGCCTGCGTCATCGTAAAGGTCTGCCGGTTCGCGGTCAGCGCACCAAGACCAACGCACGCACCCGTAAGGGCCCGCGTAAGCCGATCCGCAAGTAA
- the rpsK gene encoding 30S ribosomal protein S11, with the protein MAKPAARPRKKVKKTVVDGIAHIHASFNNTIVTITDRQGNALSWATSGGSGFRGSRKSTPFAAQIAAERAGQAALEYGLKNLDVNVKGPGPGRESAVRALNSCGYKIASITDVTPIPHNGCRPPKKRRV; encoded by the coding sequence ATGGCAAAACCTGCTGCTCGTCCTCGTAAGAAAGTCAAAAAGACAGTGGTTGATGGCATCGCCCACATCCACGCTTCTTTCAACAACACCATCGTGACCATCACCGACCGTCAGGGCAATGCTTTGTCCTGGGCGACCTCCGGTGGTTCGGGTTTCCGTGGTTCGCGCAAATCCACCCCGTTCGCAGCCCAGATTGCTGCTGAACGTGCTGGTCAAGCTGCGCTGGAATACGGCCTGAAGAACCTCGACGTAAACGTCAAGGGTCCAGGTCCGGGTCGTGAATCCGCCGTTCGTGCACTGAACAGCTGCGGCTACAAGATCGCCAGCATCACCGACGTGACGCCAATCCCGCATAACGGGTGCCGTCCGCCGAAGAAGCGTCGCGTGTAA
- the rpsD gene encoding 30S ribosomal protein S4 — protein MARYIGPKCKLSRREGTDLFLKSGVRALESKCNIEAAPGIHGQRRGRQSDYGTQLREKQKVRRIYGVLERQFRGYYQAAASKKGATGENLLQLLECRLDNVVYRMGFGSTRSESRQLVSHKAISVNGKTVNIPSYQVRPGDVVAVREKSLAQLRIVQALELCAQRGRVEWVDVDAAKKSGVFKNVPARSDLSADINENLIVELYSK, from the coding sequence ATGGCACGTTACATTGGTCCAAAATGCAAACTGTCTCGTCGTGAAGGCACCGATCTGTTCCTGAAGAGCGGCGTTCGCGCTCTGGAATCGAAGTGCAACATCGAAGCAGCCCCAGGTATCCACGGCCAGCGCCGTGGCCGTCAGTCCGACTACGGTACCCAGCTGCGCGAGAAACAAAAAGTTCGTCGTATCTACGGTGTTCTGGAGCGTCAGTTCCGCGGTTACTACCAAGCTGCTGCCTCGAAAAAAGGCGCAACCGGTGAGAACCTGCTGCAACTGCTCGAGTGCCGTCTGGATAACGTCGTCTACCGTATGGGCTTCGGTTCGACTCGTTCCGAATCCCGTCAGCTGGTTTCGCACAAAGCGATCAGCGTCAACGGTAAGACTGTAAACATTCCATCCTACCAAGTTCGTCCGGGTGACGTGGTCGCGGTCCGCGAGAAGTCGCTGGCCCAGCTGCGCATTGTTCAAGCCCTTGAACTCTGCGCCCAGCGTGGCCGCGTTGAGTGGGTTGACGTGGATGCTGCTAAAAAGTCGGGCGTTTTCAAGAACGTTCCTGCTCGCAGCGACCTGTCTGCCGACATCAACGAAAACCTGATTGTCGAGCTCTACTCCAAGTAA